The sequence below is a genomic window from Oreochromis niloticus isolate F11D_XX linkage group LG3, O_niloticus_UMD_NMBU, whole genome shotgun sequence.
ggttgttgATTGTTGCCGCTGTTTGAATTCCACGATAAGCATCAGAGCATCCAAGTGATAATTTTTGACTCTAAGTAATGTGAAGTGGATTCAATTATGATAGGTAAACTTGTACTTTAAAGGTCACGGGTTTGATTCCCAGaggagagaagaaaaggaagCTTGTGACTATAAATGCTAAATCTAGGCAGCGATGTCATGTCACTCTCTGTTGAGAATAATGTGGGTCTGACACAGCATGACTATGACAAAACGACTGTCAGACGGAGATGGGAATTTTATTAGCTGATGGAGCGTCACAAAGGGTGTTGGCACGTGTCTGCGACGCTGTAATGTAACGTGTTTCCTCACCCTCATCCTGAGGCGTTGGATAAACAGATATGATGATGTGGGCAGGTTATACACGACTGAATACTGACGCGCTACAGACATGTGACCATGTGTCAGATTAGAGAAAAAAAGGCTGATGTCTACAAACAGATTATGCAACAAGGGACCCAAGAGGTGAAGTGAGCAAAATGGCCCCACAGAGTTGCAAAGTGgcaacaagcaaacaaatgttGATCACAAAAAAGATGCAAAATAATAAGTTAATGGATATAAAATTATCCTGTCTAGACAAAGACTTAAATTGATaatgaagagaagaaaaatagctACAAAGTGACAGGAAAGCACTGCAATGTCATAGAATATGCCATCATAATGATTTAAACTGACAATAAAAGAGTTGCAAAATGGCAAAAATAGGACGAGAAATTGCTATGAGATGCAACATGGCAATAAGAAGACTTAAACCACTTGAAAAGATGGCTACAGGATGAAAAATTACCATAAGAAAACTTGATTTGCCCACAAAATGGGGTAACCTGGTGACAAAGGGGCATAAAGTGGCTATGAGATGCAATATGATCACAAAAAACAGCAGAATGTCTAAAAGTGGACTTAGGTTAAGGATAAAGAGGTGCAAAGAGGCAATAAAGTGGTGTAAAATGGTTAAAAAGTTGCAAAATAGCTACAAGGAAACTTGCATTAACCACAAAGAGAAAATGAACACCAAGAAACTAAAATTGATCGCAAAGAGAAGAAACACGGTGGCGAAGGGAAACAAAATGAGAATacaaagaaatgcaaaattgttacaattcaattcaataaaacatTATTGATCCTGAAAGTTGACCCCGAAGGAAATTGGGTTAGTTAATTTGATGAGAACGATTAATCAACCACAAAGAGATACAAAATGGTgatgaagaggcatacagtggCTACAAGAGGGCATAAAATGACCAAGAGTCacagagaaaggacaactttaATGAAGCTGTGGAATAAATTTAATTCAATGAATGAAGAAACTTCCTGTATCTAAactcttcttcccttttcttacattttcacCTTACTGATGATTTTACATCCTTACTACAGCTCTATATTCAGATCGGGAGGGAAGTGAAAGTCTCCATAAGATGAGTAAGTTGGATTTAGTGACCGCAAGGGAAGCTTAGAGAATGTATTTAATGTGTTGAATCATTCAGGTCACCATGTTCAGACTGAGTGCTTACCAAACACACTGAGGCACATACAGGCATGTGGGAGACGGAGAGCAGGACTGTACAGCAACTATACCTGAAATCACTGAGAGAAGAATCTGGGTTACATCTTTTTATGCTCAGGCTACACAATATCCACGAAAAATCTATCATTCACTTTCAGCTGAAGCCGAAAGTTTTGCAACAGTTTTAACATCTAGAGAGAAGTACTTTTAGTTCGTCCAACAACAAAGTGACAGTTTGGAGAAGTGGGAAATAAAAGACACAGTCCTCTTCTGTGCGAAAGTTTTGAGCTGCCTCCCATTTCTTTATACTTTTCTAGGAAAACGGCAAAAAGGTGCAGCGATTCATTAAAACATGAGAAAAcgtacatggaaatacagtatataaggcaaaatcAGAGTTTGTAccattctaacaagcttgaaaatcaatatttggtaAGACCACCTTTGTTCtacaacacagcctgaactctcttaaaCTTAAGCTTTCTTTtaagtcttcaggaatagttcttcgGGATtattgaaggacattcaaaactCTATTGGGATgctggctgttttttgtttttttttttcttcttttttttctttttctgtcaagatgatctcacactgcttcagtaatgttgaggtcttggctctggggagaccaatccatgactgatactgttttaatgtgttttttctatccaggtgttGTTTCACTCCACTGGCTTGTGGTTGGGATCAATGTcattctgaaaaatgaagcctatGCCAAAATCTGATGATACTATTCTTGGTTCATAATTTcttcaattttgacaagatccccgaCACCACTCGCTGCAGTGCAGCCTCAAAGCATGACAGAGTCTCCACCaggttttacagatggctgtaaaaACTCACTGTTGTAGTTCTGACCTAACGGGTTTGTGCCTAATGTTTTCTCCATAGTTCCCTTCCTTCATGACCCTTCATCTTCCAAGTGATTTAACAaaaatgggtgaaaaaaaagcacagtcaGATACAAgtactggactgaaaatgagtgaaaaagcagtcaTTATCTGTTAAAGATCACCTTAAAAATTACCACAAAGTCTGGACccttggaagcaaaacataaagacaTCAGTGTTGGTTTCAGACCTTTGTAGAATACTGTAAATAGCTCTTGCAATGCAGAAGCTGTAATTCCACTTTTACACTATCATGCTTTTTCCTGTAATAACCAGTTTTTAGTACTTTAAGCACCTCAAAACGTGACTCCTGACACTGTCAGTGTGTATTTGCTGTGCGTTATTTTATGGTATTGATGATTGAGGACCAACATCATCAAAAGAAAATCATTATTTCCTACATTCTAagcaagcacagcagcaagacCATGCACTGAAGTACAACAGATAAGACACTGATTAAATAATTGTATCAAAGGAAAGTCCCAGGttgaggtgggttgcaaagagGCTTGCAGATGTGCGGCCAAAGTAGTCCCCACATACACAGTAGCCAACTGGATGGTTGGAGATCAGCTAAGCCATCAGCCGAGGTAGTATTAAGATCCAGGCCAAGACTAAACTTGATATCTTACCTGAACGCTTTGCTTGAGTAGAATATAGGATATATTTGTATGGACACACATATACTGTATACAGTGTTTTAGGGAAAATAGAAAACTAAACTGAGCAAAACCAAACTGTCTTTCTCaggttaatttaattttttgcaAGGGAACAACCGAGCATGAAGAGTCTTAATACCAGCGCTGATACAGAACAGAAAAGTAGCAGCTCCTTTATACTCGAGTGTGTGTACAATTCTTAACCTGCCACTgtaggagtgtgtgtgtctcatgACCTTGAATACAGCCCACTGGcagctgtgtttcatctttgCAAACACGGTGCAAGAATGTTTCTATCAGATAACAGCAGTACAAAAAGTTACAAATTTCCGTTacagtatttatttatggagTTTATCTTCAGCTTTTGCTCAGCAGTAAAGTTAGGCCAATTCTTGAATGAATATCTAACATTAAAAAGGAAGATGAAATTATCAATTAAAAGCAAAAGTTTACAGTTCAGTTTcttacattatttattttattttttgttttcatttgaacCTGTCAGTGGACTGAGTGTACCTTGTACGACGTGTGCAGATGGTAATTGAATCTCAAATGTTGAGGAAAAACGGATCGAATTACTGATGctgttttatttcttcatttagcacaaactggttttttttcttcttttttttatccctGCTCACACTAAATTTAAACATCTTCTTCCTTCAGGTCCAATGAAACCATAGTAGACGAAATCCGCCATGGCAACAGTGAAGCTTTTGGGGTGGAGCGTCTGAGAGAACTGCTGAAACTGCTGCCAGAGTCTGAagaggtgacacacacacactcgttttCATGTCTTAGTAAGGACATTTAATTGactaatgctttccctagccgccTACTGTAACTCTAACCATCAAAGATGAATGACTAACCATAACCTGATTGTAACCCTCACACCTAAACCACATTTGGAGCCCCagaaatgccttcaaactcatGGGGACGGGCACTTTGTCCCCTTAAGTGACTGTTGGTTCCCACAAGTATAGTGGGATGAcaattttctgtcctcacaaagatgtctaaacatgtgtacacacacacacacacacacacacacacacacacacacacacacacacacacacagatctgtTTTTTACCCGGTTCTTCTCTTTGCTCTTTGCATGaaggtgaagaaactgaaggCACACCACGGCGAAGTCTCTCAGCTCTCATTGGCTGATTCCTTCATGTACCAGCTGATTCAGGTGCCCAGGTGAGCTGTGAACTTTTGTTGAGTTATTCAGTTTTATGCTGCATTAAACTTCCACTGCACTATGTTTCATAAATTAGAATTAAACCTttatgatcttttttttttttttttacatttcagcatTCACTGAAATACTGCACCAAAAAAGTACATTTTCGTAGTACTTGTTTACGTTCAACATTGAAGATAAATAGTTTTACATGATGTGTTGGTGTAAAACAGTGTTGGACAAAGACCAGATCTAGCTCtgagtgggggaaaaaatgtttttgtatcaTTAAACATGACCTTGTGACAGTTAACAGTGCTGACTCACAGTGACTCAGGAATCATAACCGTTAATGTATCAATTTGTgctcaacaaaacaaacaaatgttagTAAGTAGCTGCTGCTGGGGCTCTGGTAATGTGACATCTGCCTTCAGATCATTTCAAAAACATCAAGCTGCGACTCCCCCACACACGAATAACAACATCTCCTTAATGAGATACGCTAGAAATAGTCCCACGGTTCAAACTAATTGCCAGCTGCTGGTATACAGTAACTATGAGAGTATGTAAAGCAGTAGCATTAGCTGTATTTTGTGATGTGTACGAACTTGGAtgcaaaataaaactgtattaatCAATTTATTTTCACTCCTGTATTTCTCTGTCTGCAGTTACACAGTCCGCATTGAATCCATGCTCTTAAAGGAGGATTTTCCGGCAGCGTGTGAGGCCATGAAACGGGACATTAAGATCCTCCGCTCTGCCATCAAAGGTAACGCTCGCAGCATCATCGGCGCGCTGATGAGCTGCTCTCTGcgtgcagccgctgttgggaGCTCACACAGGCCACAGCTCTGGATTCTCTTCTCTTACTTACTGCCTCTCACTGTCGACACATATCAAAAAACAATATCTAGCACTTAGCGTGTTATGTTTTATTCCTTACCACAAGCAAATGTGCTACAGTAGGTTGGTAGAGTTTATGTGCTTCTATCTCTGTTGTATGAACTGAAATTACTGAGAGAATGGCATGAACACCAACGATGGTGGTGGAGCTTTAAGTTCGAGGGGAAAtggaattttaaaaattattttagagCAAATTCaccaactttttaaaattaattttacattttaaaaaagtaacgtTTGACTCCTGACACTGGGATCAGGGCACTGAGGTAAAGTGGACTTTGGTCaaatatacaataaataatACGTGTTAAAAGTTGCATTGAGCATGTTCATAGTTACAGCTCATTACTGTTGATGAACCCTACCTCTGTGTaacatttgttctttttaaaagcaAGTGTTCGCTCACGACTCGGCAATGAACGAACAACAAAGAAATCACACTGACTCACATCCatcaaaaatgttaaaaacttcCAAAAAACTTACTTTGCTTGACTCCAAACATAAGGTTCAGTTTGAGGTCGTCATCAGTGATAAAATCGATCTCAAAGGATTCATTTAGCTTCAGAATCACTGCCCAGAGGTATAACCAAGAAGCTTCTAGAAACACTTTCACAGATTTAGCAGATTCTTTAATGCATCAGTTGTGTTACCATGTCTCAGAATCAGTACTTTCACCTTTAAGTGAAGGAGTGAGCTGTTGTGAGCTAGTAATAATaagatgaaaagaaataaaacacactAATTCTGGAATGAATGTCACTTTGTCTGTCGTTGGTGCAGAGATACCTGCAGTAAAGCCTTCTGCTCCTCGTTTACACCCTCCACACAATGCAGACTAACACCTCCAGTATTtttagcagtgtgtgtgtgaacttgATAACTGCCTGAACTGTTAACTAACCTTCCACACTGCATGTGATAATACAAACCCAGTGGGATTTTAGCATCATAAGCTCAttttatctgtatctttactgCACAGGTTTTTGTATTTGTAGTTTGCATTCACCTCATTTCcctgtgttttgtttctctctttactctctTGTCACACAGTTATTTCCAGCAGGTGATGCTTTTGCATTAGTTTATCCTTTATGTGCTGACACAAATAAAGACATCATCTCTTTTACTTTGTCTCCGTCCTCCAGAATTAATGTGTTGCGAGGAGCTCCATGCTGTTCTCCACCTGGTGCTGCAGGCCGGAAACATCCTTAATGCTgtgagtaggaaaaaaaaacaatgtacaGCATCAATTAATAATTAGATGAGGGAGAAAAAAGTGGATAGATggtggaagaagaaaaagaaatacacGAAGGAAGTAGCGGCAACAACAGGCTTTTTAGTTTACACCCTTTATTTCTGTTACAGTACCTTTAATATTAGAATCCTGGCTTATTTCTTGTTTCTGTACATAACCTAAAACTGTGcatggatactttttttttttttagagtgaGTCAAGATGAAAAGGTGAGCTGCAAATTATAAAAGAAATGCTAAGAcgacaataaaacaaaacaatgttttCATAAAACTTCCCTTCCTTATTATAATCAGTCTATACGTAATatactatttttaaaaacactctcACATATATTAATGCGAGTGTCAAGTGGTCACtggaggctggctccaaaattGAGTTAGTCCCAACAAACTCCCATGTTCAAATGTTCAACTTTATATAAAAGTTAAACATGTTTACTGCGTGCTACAAATGGATTTAGGTTCATATGTACAGTTTTAACCATCAGATTAACTGTAACTTAGACTTCAAGTTATCATCTAAGTATAGGCTCGtgttttaaaaactgacatGTTGGCGGCCAAAACCATGAATGACAGCATGGTGGCTAAATCCATCATTTAATTACAGTCAAGGTATCACTATGCACAATTTATCACTCACAAATTGATTGGAAATAATGCAGTGTCTTCTAAAggttttatatttcaaaatgatttgtttttatttcataactGTTGGTTGTCTAATACACAGTATGGAGCCTACATGAATCCATTGGTGAAAACATGTAGAAACTCGTGCAAAATGTAACAGTGACCGAAAATGATGAAAGAAAATcgttaaaaaaacccccatttATTAATCTGAATAAAAGTTCAAATTGTGGATCTAAACAAAATTTTATGCATAAAACAGGTTGGTGCACTAAATTAAGCCTCCTCCAAAGAGGATATTTAAATCAAGTCATTAATTTTTAACTGCACGGAAATAACGATATGACCAACACAGCTACACATTAATTAATAAAATCAGAGCATGCTGTATGTATATGTAGGTATAATTAAAGGTGAAAGAAAATTAGATCCCAAATAACTGCAAATTCATTCATGAGCATAAAAAGCTGCATTTATCAATGTAAAAAACCCAAAGTAAGCTGTTTCTTAAACTGATTGATgatttcaacaacaacaacaaatatatGTAAATGTAATGAAAATTTTCTTTGTTCAAACAAAGTCAGTTATTAATTAGACAATAAATGATAAGATATCAAAATAGTATCTGTAAAGTGTgactgacaggaaactgcacAACGATGAGTGCTCTGCAAAAATGTGGAGACCAAAGAAACTGCAAactaaaacagacattttaACCAACATTGTTTTGTAAGTAAATCAACATTTCACTACATAATAATGAGAATATGCCCACATGCTATCACTTCTAAtaatactgcctaagggaagtatgtacatgtaaatggaacAGTGCTGGATGCTACACACACTAGTGTAGAGATGAGTCCCATGTCAGAGGCGACAAAGTGGGCATTAGTGACAATGTGGTCTGAGCAACAATGATGGAGACCAAAGGAAAGTCAAAACTAAATCATATTTTAATCAACTGTCCCTCAGTGgcatttatttcagtttaatgAATTCTGCAGAGACACCCTCAAAAAATAAaagtccagcatagagcggctgagtgaatgtggtctggactctgtggaggagagtcatggtttcagagacgctgtagaaagacagaatacctgctctgtgatccaggtacactcctactctggaggacCGAGGACCTGAGAGGACAGTTTGGACATTGTTGTGCAGAAATATATAACTGTTGTTGTCGCAACGTAATCCCCAAGATTTATTATTTGCTCCAATAGCACATTCAGTTgactctccctctctgctgaTATTCTTGTATGTGACTGCTATAAAAACTGCTTCtcctctccactccacctcccagtaacaacgtccagtcagactctctctactcaggacCTGAGGCCATACagtgaatctgtctggatgatcagaataagactgttgttgtttcataaatgttgcttttctgttcccctcagataataacagatgtgtgtttgctgtgtttggatccagtgtgacttcatgtgaatattttaagaatccagctctggtctttggctctggtggtgacagtaaaacatccacttcagtgactgtcagtgagatgtttgtccattcctctctcagaatgtcctgtagtttatctctggtctctgacacagctgctgtcacatcctcaaagtacCTCAGAGGACgaatattgatgctggatgagtgtgtagactcactgagtgctgacagtgaggggtagttgtgtagaaactggttgtgatcctctgtgtgtgagagctgctccagctcgccatctttcctcttcagctcagcgatctcctgctccagcttctcctgaagctctttgactcgactcacttcagtttcctgctgggatctgacctgctgcttcacatcagagcttcttttctggatgagacgaatcagctcagtgaacatcttctcactgtcctccactgctttatcagcagagccattgatggcctccacctcctgttgaagcagcttcacatctttctctcgctcctggattctctgctggatgtttagtCGTCTCACCTCGAgctccttctgcttctcagtcctttctgctgcagctgggactgtttcatggcctttatgttcatccattgtgcagagataacagatactctgctgatcagtacgacagaaaatcttcatcacctcatcatgacgagagcagatgttctcctggagcttcaCAGAAGTTTTAACAAGCTTATGCTTTCTAAAAGTTTGAGATTCATAGTGAGGTTGgaggtgtttctcacagtaagaggCCAGACAGACTAAACAGGACTTGATGGCTTTCAGCTTCCtcccagtgcagacatcacaggccacatcttcaggtccagcatagcagtgatcagctggagcagcttggagtccagtcttcttcagctgctccacaTAAGCTGCTAACATGATGTTTTTAACCAGGACAGGCCTCGGTGTGAAAGTCTTTCTGCACTGAGGACAGCTGtggattttcttcttctcttcctctttgtccCACAAAGTGTTAATACAGttcatgcagtagctgtgtccacaggcTGTAGTCACTggatccttcagtagatccaaacagatGGAACAAGAGAAGGTTTCTCGGTCCAGCTGAACTCCTTTCTGCGCCATTTCTCCTCTCAGTGTCAGTGACTGTGTGAGTTTCTCTAATACTGATGCAATACAGGAAAAGATTTGGGTGTTtttcagaaacaggaagtgggaGTGGTTATGAGGACTTGACTTATTCCAAGAGGAGGAGTGGTTTCAAGCAGACGCCGTGTGGTCATTTTTCACACAgcagagcacatttaaaaatgtttgtctgTATTAAATTGTTCGGAGGTTGATAGTACCTCAAAAACTCTGCTTTTGAGGTACTACTTTTATTTCTGACGGTTTAGATTGCTAGTTTGAGCAGAAGTTGTATTTTAGTGTTAGATACTAAGATTGTATAAATAAGCTGTCATTTAAAATCTCAGGGTCTGAATGCATGAGCTCATTTGACTGTCATGACACAATGATTGCAGAAAAAGTGTATTTATGTTCATTTAATTGATAAATGTTTAACAGAATGAGCAGATAATTGGGCGATACATGTTAGGTGTACAGTCAAACTGGAGACTTGCTGTCTCTAATCTCTCTTATCAGGTAGACTATGGAGACCAACTGCTTTGTGGGAAATGTAGTTTTATTGCTTCAGATTCTGTTGTTCAAGCGTTTGAATGTTCACCACTATGAGTTTAATTTCTGTTCTATGTACGTTGCAGGGAGGTTATGCAGGAAACGCAGTAGGCTTCAAGCTGTCGTCCCTCCTGTCTCTGGCTGACACCAAAGCTAACAAACCAGGCATGAACCTGCTGCACTTTGTCGCTCTGGTGAGTAACATCattgttcatttcatttttactcaTACGCCAGTGTGGCTGAAGacacaaaaacagttaaaatgcTCTTTGGTTGTAAGGCACCATTGGTGAATGAGATTCATCTGAATTTGCTCAAGGTTCTGGATGTAGTCGGCTGTGCTGGTTGGCACTCTGCTGAAACATTGGCAGGAGGTCAGGGACACTTCTTCCGGATGGGTAGGCTGGGGATGTGGTCCCCCACTTTTTTTAGGAAGGAAGACCACAGGATGTATTTTTATGGGGAATCACACCTTTAGAGTTTCCTGGGAAGATCTATGCTATGATGTGGTTGTCATCCTAGTGTTGCTTTGGGTGTTTGCCATTGTTACAGGCTACTTGGTACCTGGACAACTGCAACCAGAGCTTGGTTCACATTACAGTCAATAAGTCATACTTATTCCTGGAGAGTGGTGGACTCCGCCACTGCTGGTTTTGTACCGACTCTTTCAGATCTGGTGGTCTCAGAAACACGTCTCTcctttttgcagatgatacaaTCCTTTTTTTGATGAATCTATTAATGAAATTAGCTCTTGAGACAGTAGGAGTTTGAAGCACAGTGTGAAGTGGTTACAATGAAAATGAGCAGATCCACGTCTTGGGCCGTGGTACACCAGAAAATGGTTTGAGTGGTGAAGAGAGACCTGAAGCTGAAGGGGAAGCTGTTGAGTAACTAGTCGATATAAATTCGAACCCTCAGAATAAAATTGCAGATACAACAGGTGGAAATTAGTTTATTCTGACGGGTTGTTGGTTCAGCTTCAGAGAGTGAGATGCTCAGTAGTTCAGGAGGGGCTCAGAATAGAGCTGCAGGCAAGTCCTACTGGTAGAAGGCCTAAACATGCTGATGAGATTATGTCTTTAAGATGGTTTCATGCAATGTCTACCAGAACGGGACCCTGGGGCAGAGAATGGGTCTCTTTATGTGGATTGAGAGCACCTCTGTACCACCAAAATGAGCAAGAGGAGGTAGCTGGAAAGAGGGGGTCTCATGATTGGATGGATGGAGCATCTTTGATATTTTTTGCCCCTTTGCACCATTTCACATGTCTTTGTGGTTATTTTTTGATGTTGGAGATGGTTTCCATTTCTTCGTTAAATTTATGGGGTGATTCTGCCCTGTTGGCTCCTCGTCCATCTGTGTGCGTTTGGTGTTTCACTGTCTGTGTGGATCAGTTAGTTTAGCTCTTTAAACAGAGTGATGTGTGAGAGCTGTATGAATGTTGAGTTTAATGTCTCTAAAACCTAAATGTTAAACCTTTGGGAGctcaaaaacaaatgaacattagattttttctcatgttttgttgttttgtttttctataggAAGCCCAGAAAAAAGATGAGAAGCTCTTGGAGTTTCCTCTCAAGCTGAGTCACATCCAGGCCGCAGCCAGGTCAGACATCACTTCATATTATTCACATATTAAATACTACAGTTGTCCATATACACCACTACATTTCTCCATCAACCTGTTTGGaggggatttatttattttactcctTCTTTCCATCATCTTATTACATATCTAAAGAATCTGAGTGAACACCGCCCCCTGCTGATTTCCTTTCAGTCCTCCACTTGTGCCTTAAATTACACCAGACACAAAACTGATAAAACCAAAGCAGAAATGACGCTACATTGATTTATGTTTTCCTTCCTTTGGTAGGATCTCATTGGAAACATTGGATGCTGAGCTGCATTTGCTGACATCTCGAACACACTCAGTGGAGGAGAGCATCCAGAGAGACACAGAGCTGCTGCAGCAACTGGACAGCTTTCTGCAGGTAACACACATAGCagtattttagttttatatcATCTTTAAATAAGtgtgtactttaaaaaaatactttcgTGCCtattcatgtttgtgtttttatgtttgtgtctCAGCATGCCACATCATCTCTCTGCTCACTCCGTGGCAGTCGGCAACAGCTAAAGAGGGAAGGCAGCGAGCTGATCGACTTTTTCTGCGAGGACAGAGACAGTTTCAGGCTGGACGACTGTTTCAGCATCTTCCACACCTTCTGCTCCAGGTTCACCAATGCTGTCAAGGTACGACTATGAATGCAAATCCATTACACGGTCTGTACAACAATGCACACAAGATCCAGTAGATGTGGTTAAAACTGTTGGTATACTTCAACTGATACCTTAGTCTTTATCCCATATGTAATCACGCTTCTGAtttacagtgtaacacattaTTTTCTAAACCCAACACCTTCCGTTTTGTGTGATTGCCAGCAATGGCACCATTGTTGACTTTTTGGCTCAAGTGCGTCTCCATTGCCTCGGAGTAGGTTGAATTCCCAAATCTCTCTTTCACAATGAGCTGTGGACACAGAC
It includes:
- the LOC109203651 gene encoding tripartite motif-containing protein 16-like; the encoded protein is MAQKGVQLDRETFSCSICLDLLKDPVTTACGHSYCMNCINTLWDKEEEKKKIHSCPQCRKTFTPRPVLVKNIMLAAYVEQLKKTGLQAAPADHCYAGPEDVACDVCTGRKLKAIKSCLVCLASYCEKHLQPHYESQTFRKHKLVKTSVKLQENICSRHDEVMKIFCRTDQQSICYLCTMDEHKGHETVPAAAERTEKQKELEVRRLNIQQRIQEREKDVKLLQQEVEAINGSADKAVEDSEKMFTELIRLIQKRSSDVKQQVRSQQETEVSRVKELQEKLEQEIAELKRKDGELEQLSHTEDHNQFLHNYPSLSALSESTHSSSINIRPLRYFEDVTAAVSETRDKLQDILREEWTNISLTVTEVDVLLSPPEPKTRAGFLKYSHEVTLDPNTANTHLLLSEGNRKATFMKQQQSYSDHPDRFTVWPQVLSRESLTGRCYWEVEWRGEAVFIAVTYKNISREGESTECAIGANNKSWGLRCDNNSYIFLHNNVQTVLSGPRSSRVGVYLDHRAGILSFYSVSETMTLLHRVQTTFTQPLYAGLLFFEGVSAEFIKLK